Proteins found in one Fulvitalea axinellae genomic segment:
- the pyrF gene encoding orotidine-5'-phosphate decarboxylase: MTRDQLFEQIKTKGSYLCVGLDTDIRKVPKHLLGEEDPVFEFNKRIIDATKDYAVAYKPNTAFYEAMGSQGWESLRKTLEYIPKDIFTIADAKRGDIGNTSGLYARAFFDNMDFDSVTVAPYMGSDSVKPFLDFEGKWVILLALTSNQGSHDFQRCELKETEEELYERVMKTSMEWASPEQLMFVVGATRADALRKVRSVAPDNFLLVPGVGAQGGSLEEVSANGMNDKCGLLVNSSRGIIYASQGEDFAEVAREKAKELRDEMAVYLERYLG; the protein is encoded by the coding sequence ATGACCAGAGACCAATTATTCGAACAGATCAAAACCAAAGGCTCTTACCTGTGCGTGGGGCTCGATACCGACATCCGAAAGGTTCCGAAACACCTCTTGGGTGAGGAAGATCCGGTTTTTGAGTTTAACAAACGGATAATCGACGCCACTAAGGATTATGCCGTGGCTTATAAGCCAAACACGGCCTTTTATGAGGCGATGGGTTCCCAAGGCTGGGAAAGCTTGCGCAAAACGCTGGAATATATTCCGAAAGATATTTTTACCATAGCTGACGCAAAACGAGGCGATATCGGTAATACCAGCGGACTGTACGCAAGAGCGTTTTTTGATAATATGGATTTCGATTCCGTAACGGTAGCGCCGTATATGGGTTCCGATTCCGTAAAGCCGTTTCTGGATTTCGAAGGCAAATGGGTTATTCTTTTAGCTTTGACATCGAACCAAGGAAGCCATGACTTCCAGCGTTGCGAGTTGAAGGAAACCGAAGAGGAGCTGTATGAGCGCGTAATGAAAACCAGTATGGAATGGGCTAGCCCGGAGCAATTGATGTTCGTGGTGGGCGCCACGCGGGCTGACGCATTGCGCAAAGTCCGTAGCGTAGCTCCCGACAATTTCCTTTTGGTACCGGGCGTTGGCGCTCAGGGCGGAAGCTTGGAAGAAGTGTCGGCTAACGGAATGAACGACAAATGCGGATTGTTGGTCAACTCCTCTCGCGGGATAATTTACGCCAGCCAAGGCGAGGATTTCGCCGAAGTGGCTAGAGAGAAAGCCAAAGAACTCCGTGATGAAATGGCGGTGTATTTAGAGAGATATTTAGGCTGA
- a CDS encoding 3-hydroxyacyl-CoA dehydrogenase family protein, whose amino-acid sequence MKIEDIKTVGIVGADPIGQGIAAMSAMSGYETYLYDINNQALDPAYESIRAELNRQISAGKITEAEGEAAMGRLHITYDIRDITGEVVIENLNADKKTKKMLVEELERLNAHTSIIVTNTGDVSVTQLAGDMSHPGRFAGIHLFNPVPKIPLVEVIAGEATDPSTVELISEYTLKMGKTPVKVKDTPGFVVNRVASPFYLESLKVLEEGVADVKTIDALLENAGFTMGPFKVIDYLGVDTNQKISQMMFKAFGNEPRFRPSRIQQRKVDVGHLGQKSGKGFYDYEKNK is encoded by the coding sequence ATGAAAATAGAAGATATTAAGACTGTCGGAATTGTGGGGGCGGATCCCATAGGACAGGGAATTGCCGCCATGTCGGCTATGTCTGGGTATGAGACCTACCTTTACGATATCAATAACCAAGCTCTGGATCCTGCCTACGAAAGTATCAGGGCGGAGCTGAACCGTCAGATTTCGGCGGGAAAGATCACCGAAGCGGAAGGCGAAGCGGCGATGGGTCGCTTGCATATCACGTACGATATTCGTGACATTACCGGCGAAGTGGTGATCGAGAACCTAAACGCTGACAAGAAGACGAAAAAAATGCTTGTCGAGGAGTTGGAGCGCTTGAATGCCCACACCTCGATTATCGTCACTAACACTGGCGACGTGTCCGTTACTCAATTGGCGGGAGACATGTCTCACCCTGGCCGTTTTGCGGGGATTCACCTGTTTAACCCGGTGCCGAAAATTCCTTTGGTGGAAGTGATCGCCGGCGAGGCCACTGATCCGTCTACCGTAGAATTGATTAGCGAATACACACTCAAAATGGGGAAAACGCCTGTCAAAGTAAAAGACACTCCCGGTTTTGTGGTGAATAGAGTGGCGAGCCCATTTTACTTGGAAAGCCTTAAGGTGTTGGAAGAAGGCGTAGCCGATGTGAAAACCATCGACGCTCTTTTGGAGAACGCCGGTTTTACGATGGGGCCGTTTAAGGTGATCGATTATCTAGGAGTCGATACCAACCAGAAGATTTCCCAAATGATGTTCAAAGCCTTTGGGAACGAGCCTAGGTTCAGGCCTAGCCGGATACAGCAGAGGAAAGTGGACGTGGGGCATTTGGGGCAGAAGTCCGGCAAGGGGTTTTATGATTATGAAAAAAATAAGTGA
- a CDS encoding FtsK/SpoIIIE family DNA translocase, whose amino-acid sequence MAKNSFKSNNSKTGERRRKTTKRFSIQFFKDPKFKISAGLFLIIASVFLFVAFLSFLFTGHADQSVLEGVPGTGLRQSSREVSNWLGLLGAWASYSFIYKWFGVASFFFPPILFLVGVKIVFDKTLLPLGRAAKLSIFALVWFCVFFGYFNLRTETPWMGMSYLSGGFGFELASLLDGFLGWGTLLLWLFVLAIFVVYFFGVDSLKFLWPEGKKKEKKQEKATTTEDTVPTNRIREKEPEPVPVIEKERETTAVTDTEEDPDIAGIELKTESPKPVMMQPEKELVVTEPEPIKVEEWAVDTKAVKANARSAKKEKDATPLEMAVEDTTKLAETLTPKEAAKIAQVRDKLGDEIEEYDPTLELGSFQFPSLDLLIDRPHKKGQVSNEELEMHKNRIVETLVNFKIGISSIKATIGPTVTLYEIVPEAGVKISKIKNLEDDIALSLSALGIRIIAPIPGKGTIGIEVPNKVKEVVSIRSVLSTKKFLDSGKELPFAIGKTISNEVYVADLAKMPHLLMAGATGQGKSVGLNVLLASLLYKKHPAELKFVMVDPKKVELTLYNKIERHYLAKLPDSEEAIITDTKKVINTLNSLCIEMDNRYDLLKDAGCRNLKEYNGKFKGRRLNPEKGHRYLPYIVVVIDELADLMMTAGKEIESPIARLAQLARAIGIHLVLATQRPSVNVITGVIKANFPARMSFRVTSKIDSRTILDCGGAEQLIGKGDMLVSDGNEVVRLQCAFIDTPEVEEICEFVGEQQGYASAYVLPEYVGEDPDGGSLADLSERDSMFEEAARVLVMHQQGSTSLLQRKLKLGYNRAGRIVDQLEAAGIVGPFEGSKAREVLVKDEYSLEQLLNALNEK is encoded by the coding sequence ATGGCCAAAAATAGCTTCAAATCGAATAATTCGAAAACTGGGGAAAGAAGGCGAAAAACTACGAAGCGTTTTTCAATTCAGTTCTTCAAGGATCCTAAGTTCAAAATCTCCGCGGGATTGTTTCTTATCATTGCGTCGGTGTTCCTTTTTGTTGCTTTCCTCTCGTTCCTGTTTACGGGACATGCGGACCAAAGCGTATTGGAAGGTGTGCCGGGAACGGGACTTAGACAATCCAGCCGTGAGGTTTCCAACTGGCTGGGGTTGTTGGGTGCTTGGGCTTCTTATAGTTTTATTTACAAATGGTTCGGGGTCGCGTCGTTTTTCTTTCCGCCGATTCTGTTTCTTGTTGGTGTAAAAATCGTTTTTGACAAAACGCTTTTGCCATTGGGCCGTGCGGCAAAACTTTCCATTTTCGCTTTGGTGTGGTTTTGTGTTTTCTTCGGTTATTTCAACCTTCGTACTGAGACTCCCTGGATGGGGATGAGCTACCTGAGCGGTGGTTTCGGGTTTGAGTTGGCCTCGCTTCTCGACGGCTTCTTGGGTTGGGGTACTTTGTTGCTCTGGCTTTTTGTGTTGGCCATTTTTGTTGTTTATTTCTTTGGAGTTGACAGTCTTAAATTTCTTTGGCCTGAAGGCAAAAAGAAAGAAAAGAAACAGGAAAAAGCTACAACAACAGAAGATACTGTTCCAACGAACAGGATAAGGGAAAAAGAACCGGAGCCTGTCCCTGTCATTGAAAAGGAAAGGGAAACCACGGCGGTGACGGATACTGAGGAAGATCCGGATATAGCTGGAATTGAGCTGAAAACCGAGAGCCCTAAGCCCGTTATGATGCAACCAGAAAAAGAATTGGTCGTGACGGAGCCAGAGCCAATAAAAGTGGAGGAATGGGCAGTCGATACAAAAGCGGTGAAGGCAAATGCCCGAAGTGCGAAAAAGGAAAAAGACGCCACCCCGTTGGAGATGGCGGTAGAGGATACTACTAAGTTGGCCGAAACATTAACGCCGAAAGAAGCGGCGAAAATAGCCCAAGTTAGAGACAAACTGGGCGATGAGATTGAGGAATACGACCCTACTTTGGAGCTGGGAAGCTTCCAGTTCCCGAGTTTGGATTTACTTATCGACCGTCCGCACAAGAAGGGGCAGGTAAGTAATGAGGAGTTGGAAATGCATAAAAACCGTATTGTGGAGACCTTGGTCAACTTCAAGATCGGGATTTCCAGCATTAAGGCCACAATCGGGCCTACGGTGACACTTTACGAGATTGTGCCCGAAGCGGGTGTGAAAATATCGAAGATTAAAAACCTTGAGGATGACATCGCGCTGAGCCTTTCGGCTTTGGGAATTAGGATTATCGCCCCGATTCCGGGTAAAGGAACAATCGGTATAGAAGTTCCGAACAAGGTGAAAGAAGTTGTGTCCATAAGGTCAGTGCTTTCTACCAAGAAGTTCCTTGACAGCGGGAAAGAGCTTCCGTTCGCCATCGGAAAAACGATTTCTAACGAGGTTTATGTAGCCGATTTGGCCAAAATGCCTCACTTGCTGATGGCGGGTGCTACCGGCCAGGGTAAGTCTGTCGGACTGAACGTGCTGTTGGCCTCGTTACTTTATAAGAAGCATCCGGCCGAGCTTAAGTTCGTGATGGTCGATCCAAAGAAAGTGGAGCTTACGCTTTACAATAAGATCGAACGCCATTATTTGGCTAAACTGCCGGATAGCGAGGAGGCGATTATTACCGATACGAAGAAAGTGATCAATACGCTGAATTCGCTTTGTATCGAGATGGACAACCGCTATGATTTGCTGAAGGATGCCGGTTGTCGAAACCTTAAAGAATACAATGGCAAGTTTAAGGGACGTCGTCTGAACCCTGAGAAAGGCCATCGCTATTTGCCGTACATTGTCGTGGTAATTGACGAGTTGGCGGATTTGATGATGACCGCAGGTAAGGAAATCGAAAGTCCTATCGCTCGTTTGGCGCAGTTGGCCCGGGCTATCGGCATTCACTTGGTATTGGCGACCCAGAGACCTTCCGTTAACGTGATTACGGGTGTGATCAAAGCGAACTTTCCGGCCCGTATGTCGTTTAGAGTTACTTCGAAGATCGATTCCAGAACGATTCTGGACTGTGGTGGAGCCGAGCAACTTATCGGAAAAGGCGATATGCTGGTTTCCGACGGCAACGAGGTCGTTCGTTTGCAATGTGCATTTATCGATACGCCGGAAGTGGAAGAGATTTGCGAGTTTGTGGGCGAACAGCAAGGTTATGCTTCGGCTTATGTCTTGCCGGAGTATGTGGGCGAGGATCCGGACGGAGGCTCTTTGGCAGATCTTTCGGAACGTGATTCCATGTTTGAAGAGGCCGCTCGCGTGTTGGTGATGCATCAGCAGGGAAGTACGTCGTTGTTACAAAGAAAACTGAAGCTAGGATATAACCGGGCGGGCAGAATCGTGGACCAGTTGGAGGCCGCGGGGATTGTCGGACCGTTTGAAGGTAGCAAAGCCAGAGAGGTGTTGGTTAAAGACGAATACTCTTTGGAACAACTGTTAAATGCCCTGAACGAAAAATAA
- a CDS encoding formimidoylglutamase — MDLKLFFSPVDHDVCRGIDSPSDFYRNIDHYHDTFPEIGTFDIAIIGGVKNHADLVRTRLYRLKKSGRPYRIVDLGNLRYGVDHSQRLLILQEVCVYLLRNNVLPLVIGGSHDMSLGQFRAYSDLRKLVTVVNVDAFIDLDTEEEVPANRGFIGKMFADVSGSLFHYSHLAYQAYLNDTEVISALQGFAFDMIRLGVMREDLGEVEPVIRDADMMTFDLSSIRASDAPGTTNPQAFGLTGEEACKLCWYAGLNDKLSSVGFYEFDSDRDGDYHQTAQVVATMVWYFVEGFYHRKREANFQESDYTKYSVTMPVSPSVLVFYKSHYSDKWWMEIPSGSDERGKIVPCAYSDYKTATEGEVPERLLNVSVRFS; from the coding sequence ATGGACCTGAAACTATTCTTCTCCCCTGTCGATCACGACGTGTGTCGCGGTATAGACAGCCCCAGCGATTTCTACCGTAACATTGACCATTATCACGACACTTTTCCCGAAATCGGAACCTTTGACATCGCGATTATCGGAGGGGTGAAAAACCACGCCGATTTAGTGCGGACAAGGTTGTACCGACTGAAGAAGAGCGGTCGACCATACAGGATTGTTGACTTGGGCAACCTTCGTTACGGCGTGGACCACAGCCAACGGTTGTTGATTCTCCAAGAGGTGTGCGTCTACCTTTTGCGGAACAATGTATTGCCATTGGTTATCGGTGGATCCCACGATATGAGTTTGGGACAATTCAGGGCGTATTCGGATTTGAGAAAATTGGTGACGGTGGTGAATGTCGACGCCTTTATTGATCTAGATACCGAAGAGGAAGTTCCCGCTAACAGGGGTTTTATAGGAAAAATGTTTGCCGACGTATCGGGGAGTTTGTTCCATTACAGCCACTTGGCTTACCAAGCCTATTTGAACGATACGGAAGTAATAAGCGCATTGCAAGGCTTTGCGTTTGATATGATAAGGCTAGGAGTGATGCGGGAAGATTTGGGCGAGGTTGAGCCCGTAATCCGTGACGCCGATATGATGACTTTCGATTTGTCTTCGATCAGGGCCTCTGACGCTCCCGGAACTACGAATCCCCAAGCGTTCGGACTTACCGGTGAGGAAGCCTGCAAATTATGCTGGTACGCTGGGCTGAATGACAAATTGAGTTCGGTGGGTTTCTATGAATTTGATTCGGACAGAGACGGCGATTACCACCAGACTGCGCAAGTTGTGGCGACTATGGTCTGGTATTTTGTGGAAGGTTTTTATCATAGAAAACGAGAGGCGAATTTTCAGGAAAGCGACTATACTAAGTATAGCGTGACTATGCCCGTTTCCCCATCGGTTCTGGTTTTTTACAAAAGCCATTATTCAGATAAATGGTGGATGGAAATACCTTCTGGAAGTGATGAGAGAGGGAAAATAGTTCCTTGCGCTTACTCTGATTATAAGACAGCGACGGAAGGTGAAGTGCCCGAACGTCTGTTGAATGTTTCCGTTAGGTTTTCATAA
- a CDS encoding alpha/beta hydrolase — MKLYAISGLGADKRVYDFLKLELELIPLDWIEPKPNEDIRDYSLRLSASINTDEEFGIIGVSFGGLIAVEISKNLNPKLTISISSIETDQELPLLYRAIGKLGIAYILPKIFFTPPKSLSRFLFGTKNTETLYPILEDTDPAFAKWAVTQLLGWENKERIAGSLKICGDKDFLLLSPKRTDIITIKGGGHFMIVDKAEEISAVINKKVRSIRPDSM; from the coding sequence ATGAAACTTTACGCCATCAGCGGACTTGGAGCGGACAAAAGAGTCTACGATTTTTTAAAATTAGAATTGGAACTAATTCCGCTGGATTGGATAGAACCCAAACCTAATGAAGATATCCGTGACTATTCTCTACGCCTTTCCGCCTCTATCAATACCGATGAAGAATTCGGAATAATAGGCGTAAGTTTCGGAGGACTAATTGCTGTTGAGATTTCGAAAAATTTAAACCCAAAATTGACCATAAGTATTTCATCCATAGAAACAGATCAGGAACTGCCTCTACTCTATCGGGCAATTGGAAAATTAGGCATCGCTTATATTTTGCCCAAAATATTCTTCACCCCACCCAAAAGCTTGTCCCGATTTCTATTCGGAACAAAAAATACCGAAACGCTTTACCCAATATTAGAAGATACGGATCCAGCCTTCGCAAAATGGGCAGTTACGCAACTTCTTGGTTGGGAAAATAAGGAAAGGATAGCCGGAAGTCTAAAGATTTGCGGTGACAAGGACTTTTTGCTACTCTCCCCCAAACGCACAGATATAATCACGATTAAAGGTGGAGGGCACTTTATGATAGTTGACAAGGCTGAAGAAATCAGCGCTGTCATCAACAAAAAAGTCCGATCAATTAGACCGGACTCCATGTAA
- a CDS encoding nitroreductase family protein yields the protein MTEEKTELATAFKEIVRQRRSMRVYDNQADYDTDRVTECAKTATLSPNSSNMQLWEFYHVVSPEKKRKLAELCMNQNAAKTAGSLMVIVARPDLWKKRKEHNLENMKKRFPDHSENRAKRAFDYYRKLIPFFYSSDRLGIINRGKRVMAWFMGLRKPMFRELRRSDIRVTVHKSAALAAMTFMYAMKSEGYDTCPMEGFDSKRVKKLLGLPNRSEINMVVGCGVGTPEGIYDERRRVPHDEVIFNV from the coding sequence ATGACCGAAGAAAAAACGGAACTGGCCACGGCATTTAAAGAAATCGTACGCCAGAGAAGGTCCATGCGCGTCTATGACAACCAAGCGGACTACGACACCGACAGGGTAACCGAATGCGCAAAAACGGCTACTCTGTCCCCAAACAGCTCCAACATGCAACTTTGGGAATTCTATCATGTCGTGTCACCGGAGAAGAAAAGGAAACTCGCAGAGCTATGCATGAACCAAAACGCGGCCAAAACCGCCGGCTCCCTTATGGTCATCGTAGCTAGGCCCGATTTGTGGAAAAAGCGCAAGGAACACAATCTTGAAAACATGAAGAAGCGCTTCCCTGACCACTCTGAAAATCGCGCCAAAAGAGCGTTCGACTACTACCGGAAGCTAATCCCGTTTTTCTACAGTTCGGACAGGCTCGGGATAATCAACCGAGGCAAACGTGTAATGGCTTGGTTCATGGGCCTCCGCAAACCAATGTTCCGGGAATTGCGCAGGTCGGACATACGGGTGACAGTGCATAAAAGCGCGGCCTTAGCGGCTATGACCTTTATGTACGCCATGAAATCAGAAGGCTATGACACTTGCCCGATGGAAGGCTTTGACTCCAAAAGGGTCAAAAAGTTGCTCGGCTTGCCAAACAGATCCGAGATCAATATGGTCGTAGGCTGCGGAGTCGGAACTCCGGAAGGGATTTATGACGAGCGCAGGCGCGTCCCCCACGACGAGGTCATTTTCAATGTATGA
- a CDS encoding porin family protein, with protein MKKMLFALALLFAFGFANAQDESSEEGNDSEHVNELKFGVRGAANLGTFALNEVYKGVSKWDWGFTVGVTAEKHFSPLFSVQAELLYSYQQAGVLGTFAPLGVRYENTIKTDFLNLPVMAKFYVFDGFYLDAGLQAGLKLDARQDLEQKGMGMSSSEESNIAKDFIDVTFDVVGGGGYLFDFGLFVDLRYQYGFLNMLRPGSRPENDTSLKRSSFALGIGYVF; from the coding sequence ATGAAAAAGATGTTGTTTGCTTTGGCCCTGTTGTTTGCGTTCGGTTTTGCCAACGCCCAGGATGAGTCCTCTGAGGAGGGCAATGACAGCGAGCATGTCAACGAGTTGAAGTTCGGTGTTAGAGGTGCTGCGAATCTCGGTACTTTTGCTTTGAACGAAGTTTATAAAGGAGTAAGTAAGTGGGATTGGGGGTTTACTGTGGGTGTTACCGCTGAGAAACATTTCTCGCCATTATTCTCTGTTCAGGCCGAATTGCTTTACTCGTATCAGCAAGCCGGCGTATTGGGAACTTTCGCTCCGCTGGGTGTAAGGTATGAGAATACTATAAAGACGGACTTTCTGAATCTTCCCGTGATGGCGAAGTTTTATGTGTTCGACGGGTTTTACCTGGATGCGGGTTTGCAAGCGGGTTTGAAACTTGACGCCAGACAAGACCTGGAGCAAAAAGGAATGGGAATGAGCTCTTCGGAAGAAAGTAATATAGCGAAGGATTTCATCGATGTGACTTTTGATGTTGTCGGTGGTGGCGGATACTTGTTTGATTTTGGCTTGTTTGTGGATTTGCGTTATCAGTACGGGTTCCTGAACATGTTGCGTCCGGGTAGTCGTCCTGAGAATGACACTTCGCTTAAAAGATCTTCATTTGCGTTGGGTATAGGCTATGTATTCTAG
- a CDS encoding outer membrane lipoprotein carrier protein LolA translates to MLRKIFSAMLVLCLSAMAVMAQDADKAKEILDKVADKYQKVPAFSAMFEQRMINQAEGLNEKFEGAVLAKGNKFRIDIAGRVIFNDGSTMWTFVPDDEEVTVAEAGGEDGEELDPTAIYTAYKKGFKLKLQKNEKIDGKDYRVIDLLPKKPKDKSFFRIRVYVTPKGSVLHRWSVYEKDGNVFQYTISNFKELASLPDTDFRFDKSKYPDMDIDIVDLR, encoded by the coding sequence ATGTTAAGAAAAATTTTTAGCGCAATGTTGGTCTTATGCCTGTCGGCGATGGCCGTCATGGCGCAGGACGCGGACAAAGCGAAGGAGATCCTGGACAAAGTGGCGGATAAGTATCAAAAAGTTCCGGCTTTCTCCGCGATGTTTGAGCAAAGAATGATCAACCAAGCCGAAGGGCTTAACGAGAAATTCGAGGGAGCGGTTCTGGCTAAAGGAAACAAATTCCGTATCGACATTGCCGGAAGGGTGATCTTCAATGACGGAAGCACAATGTGGACTTTTGTGCCGGACGATGAGGAAGTGACCGTGGCGGAAGCCGGTGGCGAAGACGGGGAAGAACTTGACCCGACTGCTATTTATACTGCGTATAAGAAAGGATTTAAGCTGAAGCTTCAGAAAAACGAGAAGATTGACGGTAAGGATTATCGGGTGATCGATCTTTTGCCTAAAAAACCGAAGGACAAAAGCTTTTTCCGAATCCGTGTGTACGTAACACCTAAAGGAAGCGTGTTGCACCGCTGGTCGGTTTACGAAAAGGACGGGAATGTGTTCCAATACACCATTTCCAATTTCAAAGAGCTGGCTTCTTTGCCGGATACCGATTTCCGTTTTGACAAGTCGAAGTATCCGGATATGGACATCGATATAGTCGATCTTAGATAA
- the pheS gene encoding phenylalanine--tRNA ligase subunit alpha, which yields MKDRVEALKQEIAGFTVKDAAGLEAYRMRFISRKSVVGDLFAGLRDVAPEDKKEMGALLNSLKVYAQDRFRELVASLEEGQGQEVAAGLDLTLPPAEDVLGAEHPLSGVKARIVEIFERMGFNLSEGPEIEDDWHNFSALNFPENHPAREMQDTFFIEKNPDIALRTHTSSVQVRVMENEKPPIRTLSPGRVYRNEAISARAHCVFHQVEGLYINKSVSFADLKQTMLHFAQEFFGEGTKIRLRPSYFPFTEPSAELDVSCGICSGKGCNVCKYTGWLEIGGCGMVDPNVLKSSGIDPEEFTGFAFGMGIERMAMLKYQINDLRLFTENDIRFLKQFVSV from the coding sequence ATGAAAGATAGAGTAGAGGCTTTGAAGCAGGAGATAGCGGGCTTCACGGTCAAGGACGCCGCTGGATTGGAAGCTTACCGTATGCGCTTCATTAGTCGTAAAAGCGTAGTGGGCGACCTTTTTGCTGGCTTGCGCGATGTTGCGCCTGAGGACAAGAAGGAGATGGGCGCTTTGCTCAACAGTCTGAAGGTTTATGCTCAGGATCGTTTTAGGGAATTGGTCGCTAGCCTCGAGGAAGGACAGGGACAGGAGGTTGCCGCTGGACTTGACCTGACTTTGCCTCCCGCGGAGGACGTACTTGGCGCCGAACATCCGCTTAGCGGAGTAAAAGCCCGTATTGTCGAGATTTTTGAGCGTATGGGCTTCAACCTGTCGGAAGGGCCCGAGATCGAGGACGATTGGCATAACTTTTCAGCCTTGAACTTTCCCGAAAACCATCCGGCTAGGGAAATGCAGGACACTTTTTTTATTGAGAAAAATCCTGATATCGCATTGCGTACCCACACCTCGTCTGTGCAGGTGCGTGTGATGGAAAACGAAAAACCGCCTATCCGTACGCTTTCTCCCGGACGCGTGTATCGTAACGAGGCTATTTCCGCCCGTGCGCACTGCGTGTTCCACCAAGTGGAAGGCTTGTATATAAATAAGAGTGTTAGCTTCGCCGACCTTAAGCAAACGATGTTGCACTTTGCCCAAGAGTTTTTTGGCGAGGGAACGAAAATCCGTTTGCGTCCGTCATATTTCCCTTTCACGGAGCCTAGCGCTGAGCTTGACGTAAGTTGCGGCATTTGCTCTGGAAAAGGCTGTAACGTGTGTAAATATACTGGCTGGTTGGAAATCGGCGGTTGCGGAATGGTGGATCCGAACGTACTCAAGTCATCGGGTATCGATCCGGAAGAGTTTACCGGTTTCGCATTTGGTATGGGTATTGAGCGTATGGCTATGCTCAAATATCAGATCAACGATTTGAGATTGTTTACGGAAAACGACATCCGTTTCCTTAAACAATTCGTATCGGTTTAA